The sequence GTTGTGGGCCTCGCTGTCCGGCGTGGCCTTCGGCATCGTGGCTTTCTTCAGCGTCTTCATCTTCATGTTCAAAGGCCGCACCGCCACGTTCACGGGGCTGGTGAACCGGCTCACGTCCCTGGTGGCGGGCACCACCGCCACGCTGCTGGGCTGGGTTTTCTTCGGCAGCAAGTTCCCGACCTTGCAGAACTGGGTGAGCCTCGGCTTCGTGCTGGTGGCGGTGGCCTTCCTGACCCGCGCCGAACGCAAGCGGGCCGAGGAACTCAAGGCGGCCAAGGAAATCTGATCCAACGCTGGATTTATTCAGACTGCTTACTGCCAGATTTCCCTTTGTCTCGCGTATCGGCGCTGTGCCAATTTTCCACGATTGAAAGGGACTCGGCATCAAAGGGGTCGCAGCTGCTCGGCGAGCGACCGGGTCTTTTCGGTGAGGACCGTTCCCGTGTGAAGCGTGGACTTGGGCTCGATGAGCAGGACGTGGCATTCCTCCTCTGCGATCGGATTGTGCCGGACACCCTTGGGGACGACGAACATCTCTCCTTCCGCAAGATCCACCGGGCCGTCTTCCAGCTCGATGCGGAGGGACCCTTTGAGGACGAGGAACAGCTCATCTTCATGCTCGTGGCTGTGCCAGGCCAAAGCGCCGTGGAGCTTGGCGGCCTTGACGTAGACATTCTCGATTTCGGCGATGACGCGGGGCGACCAGAGTTCCGTGAGGGCCGCGGCGACGCGCTGCGGAGAGGTGACGGGGTTCATGCGATCTCCTTGGAGGCGAGGGTGGCCGTGGCGAGGGGGGCCGGGACGGAGGGCAGCGCCCCGTAGGTCATCCGCCGCCAAAGCCATTCGGCGGGGCCCATGGGAAAGCGGGCGAGCCAGGCGTGGCTGCTCCAGGCCTGGAGGGCGAAGAAGGCGGTCCCGCCGAAGATGCACGCACTGACGGACACTTGGCCATAGAGCCCCAAGCCGTAGCCGTTGAACACGAGGGTGCAGACCGCGGACTGAAGCAGGTACTGGGTGAGGGCCATGCGGCCCAGGGGCGCGAGCAGACCCAGCCTTGCGCGCCACCAAGGCCGCCGCAGCAGGAGCAGGATGCCCGCGGCGTAGCCGACGGTGAGGGCGGGCCGGGCAAAGAATGCGGTCAGCTTGATCAGCACACGGAAGGGCCGCGGAATCCCAGCCACCGCCGCGTGCAGCGCTTCCTGGGGCACCAGGTTGGCCAGGAACCCCAGGAGGAAGCAGCTGTAGAACAGAAGGCGCAACGCGCGCAGATGCTTTTCGGGTTCCGCGAGGAAGCCCTTCTTCCAGAAATACACGCCCAGGATGAAGAAGGGCAGCAGTGCGGGAAGCCGGTTCGTCAGCCGCATGGGCCCGATGACCTGCAGCATCTCCCAGCTCCGGAATTTCAAGGCCTCGAGCCAGGAACCCGCGCCGTAGTGCTGCAGCCCCATGCGGTAGAAACCCGCCGGATCCTGCTCCAGCCGTCCGAGCAGCGGCAGGAAGGGCAGGGCGATGAGCAGGGAGACGAGGAGGAGCAGGGGGATGGACCAGAGGATCCGGCCTGGGCGGAGCCGGAGGAAGGGCAGCACCATGAGGCTGATGAGGGCGTAGTCCAGCAGGATGTCCACGTTCCAGAGCAGGAAGCTGTGGGCCAGGCCGAAGAGGGCCAGGGCGCCCACCCTTCGCAGGGCGAAGGCCGTGTAGGCGCGCCCCGACCGATCGGCGCTTTCCAGCTGGATGGCGAGGCCCACACCGAAGAGCAGCCCCAGAAGCGCGGCCGCCTTGCCTTCCAGGAAGGTATGGCGGAGGAAGGACAGGACCTCTCCTCCCCAGCCCATGGGATAAGGCAGCTTGGCTTGCAGGGCCCAGCTGGCGCCGCTGAACTCGTCGAGATTCACGAGAAGCACCCCCAGGAGGGCCAGCCCCCGCAGTACGTCCAGCGCGAGGAGGCGCGCGCCGGGGGCGACGGGCTGGAGATTCTGGTCGATGAGGGTCAAGACGCCTCCGGGGTTGCGGCGGCCTCGACCCTCCATGGGGGAATGGGGACGCAATGGTTTGGGCTTCGGGCAAGGAGGGATCTAGCGGGAGGCCACTGGAGTACGGCGTTTCACGGAGGTTCTTGCCGGGGGACCAAGCAGCAGGGCGGCCAGGCGCTTGGCCCGGAAGGCGGGTTCGGCCGATCCTACACGGACCGCTGAAACGACCGCGCCGTCGAAGAGCTGCAGCAGGTCAGGCGCATATTCATCACTGAAGCCAGCGGCCCGGAGCAGGCGCCCGAGGTAATCCTGGAACAGCGCCTTGTGTTTCGCTGAAGCCTGGTGGACCAGGTCTTCCCGGTTCGGGATCTCCGCCATCGTGTTGATGAATGCGCAGCCGCGGTAATCCTGGGTGGCGAAGCGCAGGGCCAGCGCATCGAAGACCGCAAGGGGCCGATCCGATGGATCCGGAGCCAGGCGAAGGACCTCCGCTTCGAACCAACTCCTGATTTGCTCGTCCCGCCGCTCCAGGAACGCCAACACCAGGCCTTCCTTCGATTTGAAATGGCGATAGAAGCTCATGCGCGCGACTTCGGCCTGGGCGATGATCGCGTCCACGCCCACCGCCTGGATCCCCTTTTTGTAGAAAAGGTTTGAGGCCACCTCAAGAATCCGTTCCCGCACCTGGCTCATGATTGGTTCTCTCCGAAATGAAAAGATATAGAACGATCGGTCTCATTTCAAGAAAAACCTCCGGACGGGACAATGGTGGGCATCGATCCTTATCTCATCGAAGAGCAAGG comes from Holophagaceae bacterium and encodes:
- a CDS encoding cupin domain-containing protein, with protein sequence MNPVTSPQRVAAALTELWSPRVIAEIENVYVKAAKLHGALAWHSHEHEDELFLVLKGSLRIELEDGPVDLAEGEMFVVPKGVRHNPIAEEECHVLLIEPKSTLHTGTVLTEKTRSLAEQLRPL
- a CDS encoding DUF418 domain-containing protein, which gives rise to MTLIDQNLQPVAPGARLLALDVLRGLALLGVLLVNLDEFSGASWALQAKLPYPMGWGGEVLSFLRHTFLEGKAAALLGLLFGVGLAIQLESADRSGRAYTAFALRRVGALALFGLAHSFLLWNVDILLDYALISLMVLPFLRLRPGRILWSIPLLLLVSLLIALPFLPLLGRLEQDPAGFYRMGLQHYGAGSWLEALKFRSWEMLQVIGPMRLTNRLPALLPFFILGVYFWKKGFLAEPEKHLRALRLLFYSCFLLGFLANLVPQEALHAAVAGIPRPFRVLIKLTAFFARPALTVGYAAGILLLLRRPWWRARLGLLAPLGRMALTQYLLQSAVCTLVFNGYGLGLYGQVSVSACIFGGTAFFALQAWSSHAWLARFPMGPAEWLWRRMTYGALPSVPAPLATATLASKEIA
- a CDS encoding TetR/AcrR family transcriptional regulator, encoding MSQVRERILEVASNLFYKKGIQAVGVDAIIAQAEVARMSFYRHFKSKEGLVLAFLERRDEQIRSWFEAEVLRLAPDPSDRPLAVFDALALRFATQDYRGCAFINTMAEIPNREDLVHQASAKHKALFQDYLGRLLRAAGFSDEYAPDLLQLFDGAVVSAVRVGSAEPAFRAKRLAALLLGPPARTSVKRRTPVASR